From one Butyricimonas faecihominis genomic stretch:
- the mobB gene encoding conjugal transfer protein MobB: MVAKITVGTSLYGALAYNGMKVNEGEGKLLAGNKVFDDGSGRVDIARAEQDFKRYMPENVRTRNKVIHISLNPHPDDRLTDMEMESLAREYLEKLGYGDQPYLIFKHEDINRHHLHIVSVNVDENGRRLNKDFIHRRSKRITTELERKYGLHPADRRQHRNDNSLRKVDASQGDVKRQVSNTVKAVMATYKFRTMGEYRALLSLYNVTVEEARGMVNGREYHGLVYSATDDGGNKVGNPFKASCIGKSVGYEAVLRRFEYPNAQIRDKRLADMTRKTVAAVLDRTYRKDEFVALLKAKGVDVVFRHTDGGRIYGATFIDHRTGCVLNGSRLGREFSANALQEHFTLPYADTPPMPFTLTRDEPQAEAHTYVEHGESHSTGLGLLGGDASGAQAEEAAFERELKRKRKKRRKGLGL; this comes from the coding sequence ATGGTCGCAAAAATCACGGTAGGCACGTCGCTGTACGGGGCGTTGGCTTACAACGGCATGAAAGTGAACGAGGGCGAGGGGAAGCTGCTCGCCGGGAACAAGGTCTTCGACGATGGCAGCGGACGGGTGGACATCGCCCGTGCCGAACAGGATTTCAAACGGTACATGCCGGAGAACGTCCGCACACGGAACAAGGTCATCCATATCTCCCTTAATCCGCATCCCGACGACCGCCTGACGGACATGGAGATGGAAAGTCTCGCGCGGGAGTATCTGGAGAAGCTGGGCTACGGCGACCAGCCTTATCTAATTTTCAAACATGAGGACATCAACCGCCACCACCTGCATATCGTCTCCGTCAATGTGGACGAGAATGGCAGGCGGTTGAACAAGGATTTCATCCATCGCCGCAGCAAGCGCATCACCACGGAGCTGGAACGCAAGTACGGTCTGCACCCCGCCGACCGCAGGCAGCACCGTAACGACAATTCCTTGCGCAAGGTGGATGCCTCGCAGGGAGACGTGAAGCGTCAGGTGTCGAACACCGTCAAGGCGGTGATGGCTACCTACAAGTTCCGGACAATGGGCGAATACCGCGCCTTGCTCTCCCTCTACAACGTCACTGTGGAGGAAGCCCGTGGCATGGTGAACGGACGCGAGTATCACGGACTGGTCTATTCCGCCACCGATGATGGCGGGAACAAGGTCGGCAATCCCTTCAAGGCATCCTGCATCGGGAAGTCCGTCGGCTATGAAGCCGTGCTGCGCAGGTTTGAGTATCCCAATGCCCAAATCCGCGACAAGCGTCTGGCGGACATGACGCGCAAGACCGTCGCTGCCGTATTGGACAGGACGTACCGCAAGGATGAATTTGTCGCCCTGCTCAAAGCGAAGGGCGTGGATGTGGTGTTCCGCCACACGGACGGGGGGCGCATCTACGGGGCGACCTTCATCGACCACCGCACGGGCTGTGTGCTGAACGGCTCCCGGCTGGGCAGGGAATTTTCCGCCAACGCCTTGCAGGAGCACTTCACTTTGCCGTATGCGGACACGCCGCCGATGCCGTTCACCCTTACACGGGACGAACCGCAGGCGGAAGCCCATACCTATGTGGAACACGGCGAGAGCCATTCCACGGGCTTGGGCTTGCTTGGCGGCGACGCATCGGGCGCACAGGCGGAAGAAGCCGCCTTCGAGCGCGAACTCAAACGCAAGCGGAAGAAACGCCGGAAGGGTTTGGGATTATAA
- the mobA gene encoding conjugal transfer protein MobA, whose amino-acid sequence MNENKKKNGTDSPKWGRHPRESRKSHCVMVRFDDGEWLRFLAMHGKSGVEARAVFLKAHFFGQPFRVLVTDKTLLDYCTKLSAFHAQYRMVGNNYNQTVKELRCHFSEKKAMALLYKLEQCTKELAAITRQVVELSREFQERWSQKSR is encoded by the coding sequence ATGAACGAGAACAAGAAAAAGAACGGGACTGACAGTCCCAAGTGGGGGCGGCATCCACGGGAAAGCCGCAAGTCGCACTGCGTGATGGTGCGTTTCGACGACGGGGAATGGCTCAGGTTCCTCGCTATGCACGGCAAGTCCGGCGTGGAGGCGAGGGCGGTGTTCCTGAAGGCGCACTTCTTCGGACAGCCGTTCCGGGTACTGGTCACGGACAAGACGCTGCTCGACTACTGCACGAAGCTGTCCGCTTTCCATGCGCAGTACCGCATGGTGGGGAACAACTATAACCAGACGGTCAAGGAGCTGCGCTGCCATTTCTCGGAGAAAAAGGCGATGGCATTGCTCTACAAGCTGGAGCAATGCACGAAGGAACTGGCCGCAATCACGCGGCAGGTCGTTGAACTTTCAAGGGAGTTTCAGGAAAGATGGTCGCAAAAATCACGGTAG